Genomic segment of Octadecabacter arcticus 238:
GCGGAAAATTGCGTCTTCGCGCATCCGCCCTGCCGTCAAAGCCAACGAAGACCGATCCCGAATACCACCAAGGGACGCGGCGGCCTTGCCCCGCTCACCATGGGCAAACCGGCGCCAAACCTCAGCGCGGGCGCGATCAGGTCGCAAATCGTCCATGTAAATTCCGTCTTGGCTCATCAGTGTCAAGACGTCTTGGCTGGCGCGAATCAATTGTTTGGCCGTTCGGTCTTTTAGCGCGCGACGTAGCGCTGCAAACCCAACTTCATCCGTATCTGTGTCCGGAAAGTTCAACGCTCGCACAAGATCGGGCCGCGAGATCGGCGGAGCTATGTCTTCTGCGGTTGTGCCCAGCGCAAGGCTTGGCTGATCGTCAGCGCTGGACGTTTGAGGCTGCGGCGCTGCGACCATGCGTTCGGACGGGCGCGATGTTGCAAAGGTTGCCAGCGCTGTTTCTGTCTTTTGGGTCGCCCGCGCGATCTCATTCAGTTTGCGTTCAACCGTTGGTTCAATACCCGTGCCGCGCGATTGGCAGTCCGCCACATAGGTTTGGCGCATTCCGTCAATCGCCGCCTGCAACCGCCGGCTTTCGGTCCGCACGATCTTGGCAGACCGTGCAGCCAATGCTGCAATCCAAACCATCGCAATCGGCAGGAAGATCGCCATCAGCGTCATCACAAACCGCAGGCTATCGACCTGTGCCGCACCGTCACCTTCGCCTGGTAACACAAGGAAAAACAGCGCCACACCGACGAGCCAGATCAGACTGACAACAATCGCTATCACCTCAATCACGGTGACACGAACGCCATCCGCCTGCACCCCAGCGCGAAGTGCTACATCTGCTTTGTTGTTATCGTTCGCCATCTAAGTCAGGGCCTTATTTGAAAACGATTGTCAGAATCTCGTAGGATTTTACACCGCCGGGCGTGCGCACTTCAACACTGTCGCCTTCATCTTTACCAATCAACGCCCGTGCAATCGGCGATTTCATGTTTAAGCGGCCCTGCTCGATATCGGCCTCGTATTCGCCGACGATCTGATAGGTCGTTTCTTTGTCGGTGGCTTCATCGATCAACGTCACATGCGCGCCGAACTTCACAGTTCCGCTCAGCTTGCTAACGTCAATCACATCGGCCAGCGAAATCGCGCCTTCAAGTTCCTTTACACGGCCCTCGATGAACGACTGTTTTTCCTTGGCGGAATGGTATTCCGCGTTCTCCGATAGGTCACCATGTTCCCGCGCGTCCGAAATAGCGCGGATAATCGCAGGGCGTTCAACAGACTTCAGATTCTTTAATTCGGCATCCAGCTTGTTAAATCCGGCACGTGTCAGCGGTATCTTGTCCATTCTAGCCAATCCCTAAGGGGTCCATATTTCAAGTGTATATGCATAACCCGCCCGCACCCGTCGCCTCAAGGGGCATCGACACGTCGTCGGTCTTTATTTGCGGACGCAACGTTTACGTCGTTGGCGCGCAATTTTCTGTCGTGCCGTGATTGCCGTACCCATCCTCGTCCTATATTCCGATCTAGACATCTCATTGCAGACGCTAGGGAGGCCCAAACATGGCTGATATTGAACGCGAATCCATGGAATATGACGTCGTTATCGTCGGTGCTGGCCCTGCGGGTCTGTCGGCAGCGATCCGACTGAAACAGCTTGACGCGGATTTGACCGTCGTGGTGCTCGAAAAAGGGTCTGAGGTCGGCGCGCACATCCTGTCGGGAGCGGTTCTTGATCCTGTCGGTCTCGACAAACTGATCCCCGACTGGAAAGCCAAGGGCGCGCCGCTCAACACGCCTGTCACCCACGACAATTTCTACTTGCTGGGCGAAGGAGGCAAGGTCCGTATCCCCAACCTGCCAATGCCGCCACTGATGAGCAACCACGGCAACTACATCGTGTCGATGGGCAACGTCTGCCGCTGGATGGCAGAACAGGCCGAAGAGCTTGGCGTAGAAATCTTCCCCGGAATGTCATGTTCAGAGATCGTTTACGGCGACAAAGGCGAAGTCAAAGGCGTCGTTGCAGGTGTGTTTGGCCTAGAGGCCGACGGCAAAATCGGCCCCAACACCGAACCCGGCATGGAACTTCACGGCAAATACGTGTTCCTGTCTGAGGGCGTGCGCGGGTCGCTGTCCAAAGAAGTCATCGCGAAATACGATCTCGCCAAAAACTCTGATGTTCAGAAATACGGCCTTGGCATGAAAGAGATTTGGGAAATCGACCCCGAAAAGCACAAAGAAGGCACCGTCACGCACACAAGTGGGTGGCCTATGGGCAGCAATGCAGGTGGCGGATCGTTCATCTACCACCTTGAGAACAATCAGGTCTACGTCGGCTTTGTGGTCCACCTGAACTACAAAAACCCGTATCTGTTCCCCTATATGGAATTCCAGCGGTTCAAGCATCACCCGATGATTGCTGACTTGCTAGAGGGCGGCAAACGCGTGGCCTATGGCGCGCGCGCGATCACCGAAGGCGGGTATCAGTCCATGCCGAAAATGACCGCCCCCGGCGTGGCGCTGCTGGGTTGCAGCGTCGGCATGGTCAACGTGCCGCGAATCAAGGGAAACCATAACGCCATGCTGTCGGGCATCGCCGCAGCCGAAGCCGCCCATGCCGCCATTAGAGCAGGCCGTGCGTCCGACGAGCTGACAGATTACGAGGTCGACGTGCGCACAGGTGCCATCGGCAAGGACCTCAAGAAGGTGCGCAATGTCAAACCGCTATGGTCGCGGTATGGCATGCTCGCGTCGCTGATCGGCGGCGGTCTTGACATGTGGACGAACACATTCGGGTTTTCGCTGTTTGGCACGATGAAGCACGGCAAGAACGATGCGGATGCAACAGAAAAGGCATCCAAGCACAAGCCCATCGATTATCCGAAACCCGACGGCAAACTTAGCTTTGATCGCCTGACCAACGTGGCATTTTCGTTCACCAATCACGAAGAAAGCCAGCCAGTGCACCTGCGCCTCAAAGACCCGTCGATTCCGGTGAATGTGAACCTTGCGCAATATGCTGGCCCATCGGCACGCTATTGCCCGGCAGGGGTGTATGAATTCGTCGGCACAGGCGCAGACACCAAGTTCCAGATCAATTTCCAGAACTGCGTCCATTGTAAAACCTGCGACATCAAGGACCCGAGCCAGAACATCACGTGGACAGTCCCACAGGGCGGTGACGGGCCAAACTACCCGAACATGTAACCGATCAAGCGGTTAAGGACTGGGGCCTCGCATTGCGGGGCCCTTTTTCGGTTCAAACAGACGCGACATACCGCGCAATACGACACATCAACGGAATTGTTGTTTGCCCCGCCGATTCCACCACCGTAGGCTGTATTTATCAAATGAACGGAGCATGCCTTGAATTTTCGCATTACCACCGCCCTTCGCCTGACAGTTTGTGCCGCAACGCTCGCCTTGGCGA
This window contains:
- the greA gene encoding transcription elongation factor GreA, encoding MDKIPLTRAGFNKLDAELKNLKSVERPAIIRAISDAREHGDLSENAEYHSAKEKQSFIEGRVKELEGAISLADVIDVSKLSGTVKFGAHVTLIDEATDKETTYQIVGEYEADIEQGRLNMKSPIARALIGKDEGDSVEVRTPGGVKSYEILTIVFK
- a CDS encoding electron transfer flavoprotein-ubiquinone oxidoreductase is translated as MADIERESMEYDVVIVGAGPAGLSAAIRLKQLDADLTVVVLEKGSEVGAHILSGAVLDPVGLDKLIPDWKAKGAPLNTPVTHDNFYLLGEGGKVRIPNLPMPPLMSNHGNYIVSMGNVCRWMAEQAEELGVEIFPGMSCSEIVYGDKGEVKGVVAGVFGLEADGKIGPNTEPGMELHGKYVFLSEGVRGSLSKEVIAKYDLAKNSDVQKYGLGMKEIWEIDPEKHKEGTVTHTSGWPMGSNAGGGSFIYHLENNQVYVGFVVHLNYKNPYLFPYMEFQRFKHHPMIADLLEGGKRVAYGARAITEGGYQSMPKMTAPGVALLGCSVGMVNVPRIKGNHNAMLSGIAAAEAAHAAIRAGRASDELTDYEVDVRTGAIGKDLKKVRNVKPLWSRYGMLASLIGGGLDMWTNTFGFSLFGTMKHGKNDADATEKASKHKPIDYPKPDGKLSFDRLTNVAFSFTNHEESQPVHLRLKDPSIPVNVNLAQYAGPSARYCPAGVYEFVGTGADTKFQINFQNCVHCKTCDIKDPSQNITWTVPQGGDGPNYPNM